One stretch of Ictalurus punctatus breed USDA103 chromosome 5, Coco_2.0, whole genome shotgun sequence DNA includes these proteins:
- the LOC108265451 gene encoding solute carrier family 2, facilitated glucose transporter member 6 isoform X2, translated as MLLNISIRIVNCFSNRNGRLFVAAFSAVLGSFIFGYAMVFPSAVIPQLQEDDDPRLLMDIDQISWFGSIFAIGVIAGGLSAMLMNDKLGRKHSIMISVIPFMAGFLMMAAAREWLLLLLGRLLTGIASGITASSIPVYVSEISHPGVRGALGASPQIMMVIGGLALYALGLVLPWQWLAIAGEVPGLIMLMLLCFMPNSPRYLITKGKWDEAARALQWLRGPDSNYITELNQIQQSVNSQDRMTCSDLRSPFYYKPILISVFMRLLQQMTGITPILIYLEPIFEKTAVSLEPKYDAAIVGLVRLVTIIIAACLMDKAGRKSFLYASAFIMFLAMLTMTVYTHKTSCDSGNITVALQCATKSFGVMTGFDFKSGTVIPLISIIFIALGYVIGWGPITWLLMSELLPMKVRGFVSGVCVVVSYITTFLLTQFFMQAVEAFGLFALFLFFCVICVVNIIFTAKCVPETKGRTLEEIENYFRTGRTFTIVES; from the exons ATGCTATTGAATATTTCAATTCGTATTGTAAATTGTTTTTCCAATAGAAATGGCCGGCTCTTTGTCGCGGCCTTTTCGGCTGTTTTGGGCAGTTTTATTTTTGGATACGCCATGGTATTTCCCTCTGCGGTGATTCCACAGCTTCAGGAGGATGACGATCCACGTCTGCTCATGGACATTGATCAGATTTCCTGGTTTGGA TCTATTTTTGCGATTGGAGTTATAGCCGGAGGGTTGAGTGCCATGCTGATGAATGACAAATTGGGAAGGAAACACAGCATCATGATATCTGTAATTCCCTTCATGGCGGGGTTTCTCATGATGGCGGCAGCGAGGGAGTGGTTATTGCTTCTCCTGGGCAGATTACTCACAGGCATCGCTTCTGGGATTACAGCCAGCTCCATTCCT GTCTATGTGTCAGAGATTTCACATCCAGGTGTCAGAGGAGCCCTGGGAGCCAGTCCTCAAATCATGATGGTCATTGGAGGTCTGGCACTCTACGCTCTTG GTTTGGTTCTGCCGTGGCAGTGGCTGGCTATAGCTGGCGAAGTTCCAGGTCTGATTATGCTAATGCTTCTGTGCTTCATGCCGAACTCTCCACGTTACCTCATCACCAAAGGCAAATGGGACGAGGCTGCCAGAGCCCTCCAATGGCTCAGGGGCCCTGATTCAAACTATATCACTGAACTCAATCAAATTCAACAGAGTGTCAATTCCCAG GACAGAATGACGTGTTCAGATCTTAGAAGTCCATTCTACTACAAGCCAATCTTGATCTCTGTGTTTATGAGACTCCTGCAGCAGATGACAGGTATTACACCCATCTTGATTTATTTGGAGCCAATCTTTGAGAAAACAGCTGTTTCACTG GAACCTAAGTACGATGCAGCCATAGTGGGACTTGTTAGACTGGTTACTATTATAATTGCAGCCTGTTTAATGGACAAAGCTGGCAGGAAATCTTTTCTCTACGCATCAG CATTTATAATGTTTCTGGCCATGCTGACAATGACTGTGTACACCCACAAAACATCATGTGATTCTGGGAACATAACTGTTGCGTTGCAGTGTGCAACAAAGTCATTTGGAGTCATGACTGGTTTTGATTTCAAATCTGGCACAGTTATCCCCCTCATCAGCATCATCTTTATTGCACTTG GTTATGTAATAGGCTGGGGTCCGATCACATGGCTGCTGATGTCAGAGCTCCTGCCGATGAAAGTGCGCGGCTTTGTTTCAGGCGTGTGTGTGGTGGTCAGCTATATCACTACTTTTTTGCTGACACAATTCTTCATGCAGGCAGTG GAGGCATTTGGACTCTTTGCACTGTTTCTGTTCTTCTGTGTAATCTGCGTGGTGAACATCATATTCACAGCCAAGTGTGTCCCTGAAACAAAAGGGCGAACACTGGAGGAAATTGAGAACTATTTCAGAACTGGACGCACCTTCACCATTGTTGAGAGTTAA
- the LOC108265452 gene encoding solute carrier family 2, facilitated glucose transporter member 6: MASEENETTPLLTNNQDTQGQIRNGRLYVAAFSAVLGSFIFGYAMVLPSAVIPQLQEDDDPRLHMNVNQISWFGSIFAIGAIVGGLIAMLMNDKFGRKHSIMISVIPSTAGFLMMAKANEWLLLLLGRFLTGIAAGITASSIPVYVSEISHPGVRGALGATPQAMIVFGGLALYALGLVLPWRWLAIAGEVPGLIMLILLCFMPNSPRYLITKGKWEEAVRALQWLRGPDSNYSTELNQIQQIVNSQLGMEFSDHKGPFYYKPIVISVFIRILQQMTGITLILVYLEPIFEKTAVSLEPKYDAVIVGLVRLFAVMIATCFMDKAGRKSLLYASAFIMFMAMLTVTVYTHKTSCDPGNITLAVPSATESFGVMTGFEFKSGTVIPLISIIFIALGYAIGWGPITWLLMSEILPMKVRGVVSGVCVMVSYITAFVLTQFFMQAVDAFGLFAPFLFFSVICVVSIIFTAVYVPETKG; encoded by the exons AAATGGCCGGCTTTACGTTGCGGCCTTTTCGGCTGTTTTGGGCAGTTTTATTTTTGGATACGCCATGGTACTTCCCTCCGCCGTGATCCCACAGCTTCAGGAGGATGATGATCCACGACTGCACATGAACGTTAATCAGATTTCCTGGTTTGGG TCTATTTTTGCGATTGGAGCTATAGTAGGAGGGTTGATTGCCATGCTGATGAATGACAAATTTGGAAGGAAACACAGCATCATGATATCTGTAATTCCCTCCACGGCGGGGTTTCTCATGATGGCCAAAGCAAATGAATGGTTGTTGCTTCTCCTGGGCAGATTTCTCACAGGCATCGCTGCTGGGATTACAGCCAGCTCCATTCCT GTCTATGTGTCAGAGATTTCACATCCAGGTGTCAGAGGAGCCCTGGGAGCCACTCCTCAGGCCATGATTGTCTTTGGAGGTCTGGCACTCTACGCTCTCG GTTTGGTTCTGCCGTGGCGGTGGCTGGCTATAGCTGGCGAAGTTCCGGGTCTGATTATGCTAATCCTTCTGTGCTTCATGCCGAACTCTCCACGTTACCTCATCACCAAAGGCAAATGGGAAGAGGCTGTGAGAGCCCTCCAATGGCTCAGGGGCCCTGATTCAAACTATAGCACTGAACTCAATCAAATTCAACAGATTGTCAATTCCCAG CTTGGAATGGAGTTCTCAGATCATAAGGGTCCATTCTACTACAAACCAATCGTGATATCTGTGTTTATAAGAATCCTGCAGCAGATGACAGGTATTACACTCATCTTGGTTTATCTGGAGCCAATCTTTGAGAAAACAGCTGTTTCACTG GAACCCAAGTACGATGCAGTCATAGTGGGACTGGTTAGACTGTTTGCTGTTATGATCGCAACTTGTTTTATGGACAAAGCTGGCAGGAAATCTCTTCTCTACGCATCAG CATTTATAATGTTTATGGCCATGCTGACAGTGACCGTGTACACCCACAAAACATCATGTGATCCTGGGAACATAACTCTTGCAGTTCCATCTGCAACTGAGTCATTTGGAGTCATGACTGGTTTTGAGTTCAAATCTGGCACAGTTATCCCCCTCATCAGCATAATCTTTATTGCACTTG GTTATGCAATAGGCTGGGGTCCGATCACATGGCTGCTGATGTCAGAGATCCTGCCGATGAAAGTGCGTGGTGTTGTTTCAggcgtgtgtgtgatggtcagctaTATCACTGCTTTCGTGCTGACACAATTCTTCATGCAGGCAGTG gATGCATTTGGACTCTTTGCACCGTTTCTGTTCTTCAGTGTAATCTGCGTGGTGAGCATCATATTCACAGCAGTGTATGTGCCTGAAACAAAAGGGTGA
- the LOC108265451 gene encoding solute carrier family 2, facilitated glucose transporter member 6 isoform X1, which produces MASVENEATPLLLNNQNTQGRIRNGRLFVAAFSAVLGSFIFGYAMVFPSAVIPQLQEDDDPRLLMDIDQISWFGSIFAIGVIAGGLSAMLMNDKLGRKHSIMISVIPFMAGFLMMAAAREWLLLLLGRLLTGIASGITASSIPVYVSEISHPGVRGALGASPQIMMVIGGLALYALGLVLPWQWLAIAGEVPGLIMLMLLCFMPNSPRYLITKGKWDEAARALQWLRGPDSNYITELNQIQQSVNSQDRMTCSDLRSPFYYKPILISVFMRLLQQMTGITPILIYLEPIFEKTAVSLEPKYDAAIVGLVRLVTIIIAACLMDKAGRKSFLYASAFIMFLAMLTMTVYTHKTSCDSGNITVALQCATKSFGVMTGFDFKSGTVIPLISIIFIALGYVIGWGPITWLLMSELLPMKVRGFVSGVCVVVSYITTFLLTQFFMQAVEAFGLFALFLFFCVICVVNIIFTAKCVPETKGRTLEEIENYFRTGRTFTIVES; this is translated from the exons ATGGCATCTGTAGAGAATGAAGCAACTCCATTATTACTGAATAATCAAAATACACAGGGACGAATAAG AAATGGCCGGCTCTTTGTCGCGGCCTTTTCGGCTGTTTTGGGCAGTTTTATTTTTGGATACGCCATGGTATTTCCCTCTGCGGTGATTCCACAGCTTCAGGAGGATGACGATCCACGTCTGCTCATGGACATTGATCAGATTTCCTGGTTTGGA TCTATTTTTGCGATTGGAGTTATAGCCGGAGGGTTGAGTGCCATGCTGATGAATGACAAATTGGGAAGGAAACACAGCATCATGATATCTGTAATTCCCTTCATGGCGGGGTTTCTCATGATGGCGGCAGCGAGGGAGTGGTTATTGCTTCTCCTGGGCAGATTACTCACAGGCATCGCTTCTGGGATTACAGCCAGCTCCATTCCT GTCTATGTGTCAGAGATTTCACATCCAGGTGTCAGAGGAGCCCTGGGAGCCAGTCCTCAAATCATGATGGTCATTGGAGGTCTGGCACTCTACGCTCTTG GTTTGGTTCTGCCGTGGCAGTGGCTGGCTATAGCTGGCGAAGTTCCAGGTCTGATTATGCTAATGCTTCTGTGCTTCATGCCGAACTCTCCACGTTACCTCATCACCAAAGGCAAATGGGACGAGGCTGCCAGAGCCCTCCAATGGCTCAGGGGCCCTGATTCAAACTATATCACTGAACTCAATCAAATTCAACAGAGTGTCAATTCCCAG GACAGAATGACGTGTTCAGATCTTAGAAGTCCATTCTACTACAAGCCAATCTTGATCTCTGTGTTTATGAGACTCCTGCAGCAGATGACAGGTATTACACCCATCTTGATTTATTTGGAGCCAATCTTTGAGAAAACAGCTGTTTCACTG GAACCTAAGTACGATGCAGCCATAGTGGGACTTGTTAGACTGGTTACTATTATAATTGCAGCCTGTTTAATGGACAAAGCTGGCAGGAAATCTTTTCTCTACGCATCAG CATTTATAATGTTTCTGGCCATGCTGACAATGACTGTGTACACCCACAAAACATCATGTGATTCTGGGAACATAACTGTTGCGTTGCAGTGTGCAACAAAGTCATTTGGAGTCATGACTGGTTTTGATTTCAAATCTGGCACAGTTATCCCCCTCATCAGCATCATCTTTATTGCACTTG GTTATGTAATAGGCTGGGGTCCGATCACATGGCTGCTGATGTCAGAGCTCCTGCCGATGAAAGTGCGCGGCTTTGTTTCAGGCGTGTGTGTGGTGGTCAGCTATATCACTACTTTTTTGCTGACACAATTCTTCATGCAGGCAGTG GAGGCATTTGGACTCTTTGCACTGTTTCTGTTCTTCTGTGTAATCTGCGTGGTGAACATCATATTCACAGCCAAGTGTGTCCCTGAAACAAAAGGGCGAACACTGGAGGAAATTGAGAACTATTTCAGAACTGGACGCACCTTCACCATTGTTGAGAGTTAA
- the LOC108265451 gene encoding solute carrier family 2, facilitated glucose transporter member 6 isoform X3 has translation MIRALRNGRLFVAAFSAVLGSFIFGYAMVFPSAVIPQLQEDDDPRLLMDIDQISWFGSIFAIGVIAGGLSAMLMNDKLGRKHSIMISVIPFMAGFLMMAAAREWLLLLLGRLLTGIASGITASSIPVYVSEISHPGVRGALGASPQIMMVIGGLALYALGLVLPWQWLAIAGEVPGLIMLMLLCFMPNSPRYLITKGKWDEAARALQWLRGPDSNYITELNQIQQSVNSQDRMTCSDLRSPFYYKPILISVFMRLLQQMTGITPILIYLEPIFEKTAVSLEPKYDAAIVGLVRLVTIIIAACLMDKAGRKSFLYASAFIMFLAMLTMTVYTHKTSCDSGNITVALQCATKSFGVMTGFDFKSGTVIPLISIIFIALGYVIGWGPITWLLMSELLPMKVRGFVSGVCVVVSYITTFLLTQFFMQAVEAFGLFALFLFFCVICVVNIIFTAKCVPETKGRTLEEIENYFRTGRTFTIVES, from the exons ATGATCAGAGCATTAAG AAATGGCCGGCTCTTTGTCGCGGCCTTTTCGGCTGTTTTGGGCAGTTTTATTTTTGGATACGCCATGGTATTTCCCTCTGCGGTGATTCCACAGCTTCAGGAGGATGACGATCCACGTCTGCTCATGGACATTGATCAGATTTCCTGGTTTGGA TCTATTTTTGCGATTGGAGTTATAGCCGGAGGGTTGAGTGCCATGCTGATGAATGACAAATTGGGAAGGAAACACAGCATCATGATATCTGTAATTCCCTTCATGGCGGGGTTTCTCATGATGGCGGCAGCGAGGGAGTGGTTATTGCTTCTCCTGGGCAGATTACTCACAGGCATCGCTTCTGGGATTACAGCCAGCTCCATTCCT GTCTATGTGTCAGAGATTTCACATCCAGGTGTCAGAGGAGCCCTGGGAGCCAGTCCTCAAATCATGATGGTCATTGGAGGTCTGGCACTCTACGCTCTTG GTTTGGTTCTGCCGTGGCAGTGGCTGGCTATAGCTGGCGAAGTTCCAGGTCTGATTATGCTAATGCTTCTGTGCTTCATGCCGAACTCTCCACGTTACCTCATCACCAAAGGCAAATGGGACGAGGCTGCCAGAGCCCTCCAATGGCTCAGGGGCCCTGATTCAAACTATATCACTGAACTCAATCAAATTCAACAGAGTGTCAATTCCCAG GACAGAATGACGTGTTCAGATCTTAGAAGTCCATTCTACTACAAGCCAATCTTGATCTCTGTGTTTATGAGACTCCTGCAGCAGATGACAGGTATTACACCCATCTTGATTTATTTGGAGCCAATCTTTGAGAAAACAGCTGTTTCACTG GAACCTAAGTACGATGCAGCCATAGTGGGACTTGTTAGACTGGTTACTATTATAATTGCAGCCTGTTTAATGGACAAAGCTGGCAGGAAATCTTTTCTCTACGCATCAG CATTTATAATGTTTCTGGCCATGCTGACAATGACTGTGTACACCCACAAAACATCATGTGATTCTGGGAACATAACTGTTGCGTTGCAGTGTGCAACAAAGTCATTTGGAGTCATGACTGGTTTTGATTTCAAATCTGGCACAGTTATCCCCCTCATCAGCATCATCTTTATTGCACTTG GTTATGTAATAGGCTGGGGTCCGATCACATGGCTGCTGATGTCAGAGCTCCTGCCGATGAAAGTGCGCGGCTTTGTTTCAGGCGTGTGTGTGGTGGTCAGCTATATCACTACTTTTTTGCTGACACAATTCTTCATGCAGGCAGTG GAGGCATTTGGACTCTTTGCACTGTTTCTGTTCTTCTGTGTAATCTGCGTGGTGAACATCATATTCACAGCCAAGTGTGTCCCTGAAACAAAAGGGCGAACACTGGAGGAAATTGAGAACTATTTCAGAACTGGACGCACCTTCACCATTGTTGAGAGTTAA
- the LOC108265451 gene encoding solute carrier family 2, facilitated glucose transporter member 6 isoform X4 — protein sequence MASVENEATPLLLNNQNTQGRIRNGRLFVAAFSAVLGSFIFGYAMVFPSAVIPQLQEDDDPRLLMDIDQISWFGSIFAIGVIAGGLSAMLMNDKLGRKHSIMISVIPFMAGFLMMAAAREWLLLLLGRLLTGIASGITASSIPVYVSEISHPGVRGALGASPQIMMVIGGLALYALGLVLPWQWLAIAGEVPGLIMLMLLCFMPNSPRYLITKGKWDEAARALQWLRGPDSNYITELNQIQQSVNSQDRMTCSDLRSPFYYKPILISVFMRLLQQMTGITPILIYLEPIFEKTAVSLEPKYDAAIVGLVRLVTIIIAACLMDKAGRKSFLYASAFIMFLAMLTMTVYTHKTSCDSGNITVALQCATKSFGVMTGFDFKSGTVIPLISIIFIALDVLLRNLHPTSRLSNSFTWDTSNSFHKC from the exons ATGGCATCTGTAGAGAATGAAGCAACTCCATTATTACTGAATAATCAAAATACACAGGGACGAATAAG AAATGGCCGGCTCTTTGTCGCGGCCTTTTCGGCTGTTTTGGGCAGTTTTATTTTTGGATACGCCATGGTATTTCCCTCTGCGGTGATTCCACAGCTTCAGGAGGATGACGATCCACGTCTGCTCATGGACATTGATCAGATTTCCTGGTTTGGA TCTATTTTTGCGATTGGAGTTATAGCCGGAGGGTTGAGTGCCATGCTGATGAATGACAAATTGGGAAGGAAACACAGCATCATGATATCTGTAATTCCCTTCATGGCGGGGTTTCTCATGATGGCGGCAGCGAGGGAGTGGTTATTGCTTCTCCTGGGCAGATTACTCACAGGCATCGCTTCTGGGATTACAGCCAGCTCCATTCCT GTCTATGTGTCAGAGATTTCACATCCAGGTGTCAGAGGAGCCCTGGGAGCCAGTCCTCAAATCATGATGGTCATTGGAGGTCTGGCACTCTACGCTCTTG GTTTGGTTCTGCCGTGGCAGTGGCTGGCTATAGCTGGCGAAGTTCCAGGTCTGATTATGCTAATGCTTCTGTGCTTCATGCCGAACTCTCCACGTTACCTCATCACCAAAGGCAAATGGGACGAGGCTGCCAGAGCCCTCCAATGGCTCAGGGGCCCTGATTCAAACTATATCACTGAACTCAATCAAATTCAACAGAGTGTCAATTCCCAG GACAGAATGACGTGTTCAGATCTTAGAAGTCCATTCTACTACAAGCCAATCTTGATCTCTGTGTTTATGAGACTCCTGCAGCAGATGACAGGTATTACACCCATCTTGATTTATTTGGAGCCAATCTTTGAGAAAACAGCTGTTTCACTG GAACCTAAGTACGATGCAGCCATAGTGGGACTTGTTAGACTGGTTACTATTATAATTGCAGCCTGTTTAATGGACAAAGCTGGCAGGAAATCTTTTCTCTACGCATCAG CATTTATAATGTTTCTGGCCATGCTGACAATGACTGTGTACACCCACAAAACATCATGTGATTCTGGGAACATAACTGTTGCGTTGCAGTGTGCAACAAAGTCATTTGGAGTCATGACTGGTTTTGATTTCAAATCTGGCACAGTTATCCCCCTCATCAGCATCATCTTTATTGCACTTG atgtgttactgagaaacctcCATCCAACCTCCAGACTTTCCAACAGCTTTACATGGGACACTAGcaactctttccataaatgctaa